The following are from one region of the Plasmodium gaboni strain SY75 chromosome 12, whole genome shotgun sequence genome:
- a CDS encoding exported protein (PHISTb) has translation MSLFIESSFILPKGIIDSYIKFKTWNSCSYSDKEKKASQANIWTPVFSTRFAIPIIGIIYALLWNGDATFGYGSLDWSLDGRYSRTLFETNNGNNGYISSLTNKLLNKMSKGSKKEVHETKDEKSLGIDDKNILHALDLFINNIKNIAVSSKLNSSDIYKHGNTFIDNLMSNDEIDQEIESLLNGGNYDREKLNKLWWQIMRNEELKYVSVNNKLYKVYKALRKKYNVDNSYAENKWKECKRNVIVGRVEYQNYINKVFLDWINGDSINYNEFIKLVRTCRVTWKKLRTKMIKALKKSLKKSFEKREKELKSNEYIYKYKYELEQGDNTDDDLLIKDDLLNNHDIQIDDDVNSAITEKTEEYGKGVDDLASVNTDNNGTELGDSESSSGSKVSNNTTNSVNSDDSKKTIVLNLEGQCTIYLRRRPKNITLSSPQRLKFTAGGGFCGKLRN, from the exons ATGAGTTTATTTATAGAATCCAGTTTTATTTTACCTAAGGGTATAATTGACTCctatataaaatttaaaacaTGGAATTCTTGCTCATATAGTGATAAGGAAAAGAAGGCTTCGCAAGCAAATATATGGACCCCTGTATTTTCTACTCGTTTTGCCATCCCTATTATTGGAATAATATATGCTTTATTATGG AATGGAGATGCAACATTTGGATATGGATCTCTGGATTGGTCGCTTGATGGAAGATATTCTCGAACGTTATTTGAAACTAATAATGGAAATAATGGTTACATTTCCTCTTTAACAAATAAGTTATTAAATAAGATGAGTAAAGGCTCCAAGAAAGAAGTCCATGAGACAAAAGACGAAAAGTCCTTAGGTAttgatgataaaaatattttgcATGCTTTagatttatttataaataatataaagaacATTGCAGTATCAAGTAAATTGAATAGTTcagatatatataaacatgGGAATACATTTATAGATAATTTGATGAGTAATGATGAAATAGATCAAGAAATTGAATCCTTATTAAATGGGGGTAATTACGATAGAGAAAAGTTGAATAAATTATGGTGGCAAATTATGAGAAATGAAGAGTTGAAATATGTATCTGTTAATAATAAGTTATATAAAGTTTATAAAGCATTaagaaagaaatataatgtAGATAATTCCTATGCTGAAAATAAATGGAAAGAATGTAAAAGAAATGTTATAGTAGGAAGAGTAGAatatcaaaattatataaataaagtTTTCCTTGATTGGATAAATGGAGATTctataaattataatgaatttataaaattagTAAGAACTTGTAGAGTTACTTggaaaaaattaagaacaaaaatgataaaagcattaaaaaaatcattaaaaaaatcTTTTGAAAAAAGAGAAAAGGAATTAAAAtcaaatgaatatatatataaatataaatatgaattaGAACAGGGTGATAATACAGATGatgatttattaattaaagATGACTTATTAAATAATCATGATATTCAAATTGATGATGATGTTAATAGTGCTATAACAGAAAAAACTGAAGAATATGGTAAAGGTGTGGATGATTTAGCCTCAGTAAATACAGATAATAATGGAACTGAATTAGGAGATTCTGAAAGTTCATCAGGATCAAAGGTTTCTAACAATACTACTAATAGTGTTAATTCTGATGATTCAAAAAAAACTATTGTATTAAATTTAGAGGGTCAATGtactatatatttaagaaGACGCCCCAAAAATATAACCCTCTCATCACCTCAAAGATTGAAGTTTACAGCAGGAGGTGGTTTCTGTGGTAAACTCCGTAATTAG